The region CATTAAATAATGCATTTAATGTTAAATCTGCTTGTAATGGTGCTCCTGTAACTGCTTTAACCAAAAATGCTGGTTTAAGTTTAATATCGGTATCTAAGTCAAAAACATAACCACCAATTAAGTATGCATTCATTCTTTCTTTAGCTTGTGATAAAGAAGACTCATCAAAATGAGTAGTTTCTAATAAGTTTGGAACAGATAAACCTAAATACCATCTATCTGCTTGACGATAATAAATACCAGCTCCAACATTGGGAGAAAACTTATTTTCAATGTCTGATTGTAATAATGCGTCTCCGTTGTTATATTGACTAAGTTCAGAATATCGTATATCTAGCAAATGCCCACCACCTTTTAAACCTAAAGATAACCTACCTTCTTCAGACGTATGTATTGTATAAGAAAAATCAATATCTACATAAGTTTCTTGAGTTGGACCAATTCTATCATTTATTACCGATAGACCTAAACCTACTTTATTCTCTCCTCCTAAAGGGGAATGAATATTAAAAGTACCTGTATCTGGCGCACCATCCAATCCTACCCATTGGGTACGATATAATAATAGTGCACTTAAACCATCTCTTTGACCTGCATAAGCTGGGTTTACACTCATAGTATTATACATGTACTGAGTGTATTGTGCATCTTGTTGAGCAGACACATCTACTAAGCTTATAGAACTTATTAGAACGACTAAAATTAAAATTTTATTTCTCATTATAAATAAAGGTATAATTATATTTTTAATTAGAGATAGCCTTTTCAGGCTATCTCTTTCTTATAGATTATTAACGTTGAATATATAAATATCCAGCTCTTGATTTAGTTTCTCCATCTTTATTGTATTCAACAATATAGAAG is a window of Olleya sp. YS DNA encoding:
- a CDS encoding type IX secretion system membrane protein PorP/SprF, which gives rise to MRNKILILVVLISSISLVDVSAQQDAQYTQYMYNTMSVNPAYAGQRDGLSALLLYRTQWVGLDGAPDTGTFNIHSPLGGENKVGLGLSVINDRIGPTQETYVDIDFSYTIHTSEEGRLSLGLKGGGHLLDIRYSELSQYNNGDALLQSDIENKFSPNVGAGIYYRQADRWYLGLSVPNLLETTHFDESSLSQAKERMNAYLIGGYVFDLDTDIKLKPAFLVKAVTGAPLQADLTLNALFNEKFTFGLAYRWDAAVSGLFGYQISDSFLLGLAYDREVTDLGQTKFDAGSFEVFLRFEPRDISKILSPRFF